The following proteins come from a genomic window of Dreissena polymorpha isolate Duluth1 chromosome 1, UMN_Dpol_1.0, whole genome shotgun sequence:
- the LOC127839700 gene encoding NAD-dependent protein lipoamidase sirtuin-4, mitochondrial-like, with product MFVPKCKPPQAGELQRLQDFISHSRKLLVLTGAGVSTESGIPDYRSEGVGLYARSPNRPVQYQDFVKDPKIRQRYWARNYVGWPMFGFFLPNRSHKTLADWEKTGRLHWLVTQNVDALHFKAGSGRITELHGSAHRVMCLDCDYCLSRCEMQDLIAAHNRHWSATSHEMAPDADVQLTDEQIRGFQVPPCPGCGGRLKPQIVFFGDNVAKSVVEFVHEKLRESDSLLLAGTSLQVYSGYRFAVAASDQCKPIAIVNIGETRADKLATVKVQSKCGDVLPKLTVTKYL from the exons ATGTTTGTGCCAAAGTGTAAGCCACCCCAGGCTGGCGAGCTTCAGAGGCTTCAAGATTTCATCAGCCACAGCAGAAAACTGCTTGTGTTAACAG GTGCAGGTGTTTCCACAGAGAGTGGCATCCCAGATTACCGATCTGAAGGGGTGGGACTGTATGCACGCAGCCCCAATCGTCCAGTCCAATACCAGGACTTTGTTAAAGACCCAAAAATCAGACAGAG gtacTGGGCTAGGAACTATGTTGGCTGGCCAATGTTTGGTTTCTTCCTTCCTAATAGATCTCACAAGACCCTGGCTGACTGGGAGAAAACAGGCCGCCTTCACTGGCTGGTAACTCAGAATGTGGACGCTTTGCACTTCAAGGCAGGCAGTGGGCGGATCACGGAACTTCATGGTAGTGCTCATAG AGTGATGTGTTTGGACTGTGATTATTGCCTGAGCCGTTGTGAGATGCAGGACCTGATAGCTGCCCACAACCGACACTGGTCAGCAACGTCACATGAAATGGCACCTGACGCTGATGTACAGCTCACAGATGAGCAAATAAGGGGATTTCAG GTCCCACCTTGCCCAGGGTGTGGTGGGCGACTGAAGCCACAAATTGTATTTTTTGGAGACAATGTTGCCAAGTCAGTGGTCGAGTTTGTTCATGAGAAGTTACGGGAGAGCGACAGTCTACTGTTGGCTGGCACTTCGTTACAG GTCTATTCCGGTTACAGGTTTGCTGTTGCTGCCAGTGATCAATGTAAACCAATTGCAATTGTGAACATTGGTGAGACTCGGGCAGACAAGCTTGCTACTGTTAAAGTTCAATCAAAATGTGGCGACGTCTTACCAAAATTGACTGTGACAAAGTATCTATAA